catttaaGCATCATTTGCAAATCATCATTAGTTTAGGTAGAAACACTTACTATTGAAAATTGGACGGTGTGGATATGTTTGGATAGCTAGAAAATCATTAAGggtgagttaattttgagagaaaatatTAGAGTTGAATTTGGGGAAATTTTGAATGTGAAATTCAATGGAGGGGTTCTTAAAGAAATGGGGAAGatgagtagtttttttttttttaataaggaAAAATTGCAGTTTAAAAACTTCcagttttcctttatttttcaattcagaccttagtttaattaaaacgcatttttctcaattattttcaaatccGATATTTTTAAAAGGtccattttaaccaaattaattcccGAACAcccaattttaatttcttaacataaaattattaattatattaattttaatactttatttaattaattcctaattattttaatgatctaacttaattatgatttttgattCACTAACCCCGATTTACTATCTCGATTTTTGGGATGCGACATGACAGCATTatgtaaatatgatataataataattactGATAGCATACAAATAAATTGTTGATTACATACCCTATTgtataaactaaaatataattatactaCAAGTTCTATAATATGATATCTAatgggttaatttttaaaattgcatattttaaaattaaaaaaaattataaaaatgttaatttataattattcctAACTTATATGCTTTTCAATGTTACAACTTTTATTagaattattagtaaaaaaatgcATAAATGATTGATAGCATAATCATTTTAAAgacaaataattataaattaattatataaaagtaaGTGATAACATTTTGTACTTTGTTAATATAAAAAAGGGTAAACACTTAataacatagtaataaataatttataatacatgaataaataataagaaataatatagtataaaattaaataattaataatataatatagtaataaaatttataaatatcattatttttaatgCCTAATCGTATATAcatcattttaattaataaaaatttataatattgtaAATAATACCATGATGATAGTTTTGTCTCACCTTAattcattttgattaaaatatgttgtttttaGACATTAAATACGTGATTTCCAAGGTATATGCGTGAGATAAAATTTCTAGCATTATTTTAACCTTTCagacaataaaatttttaattattaaactctTGATATACTCTTAAAAACAATCTACATTTTTTCTAAATCTAGACCCATTTTTGGCCTAGCTCGGTCAATCCAAAAAATAACTCATTTTcctattcaaaaataataaaataattttatattaatatttttatatttaaatataaatttataaatatttttactttaaaatttgaagcgattatatattattatataaaatttgaaatttattaaaatttacgaAATAATAGATTAGTGTTAAATGTGATAAAAGgtcataataatatcaaaataagtttataacttaaatgttttaattataaatatgaaaatttagaaGGTTATTTtgggaagtgtatatatatattagagaaGAGAGAGAATAGGAGGAACGGTAAGAgagggaaaatatttaaaaagtgaaAGTTTGATTTCTTATTTACCTTTGCCTCTCAGCCTCCATGCTCTTCCATCATTCCTTTTCTCCTCTCTTTTGCACTATCCTCCCCCCTACTTCTTTCCAACAACCCTACTTCCATCACTCCATCTTTCTCTTCAACATCATCACAaatatacatcaaattttattaatatggaGAAATtagatttatcaaaaaaaaaaaaccataaatggTTCATACCTCTTATCCTCGACGGGGGATTAAAGCGAAGAACATTTTTATAGTTTGGATGGTCATCCCACTCCAACGATTCCCACCATTCTTTCCATGACCTGATGGTAAGAGAAGGTGGAGCATATGCAAATGGCTGCCCATTGCCAACAAggggaacaaatggaggaattcTCTTCAGTTTATCACATCTAATAATATGGATAAGTTGGAGAGAATCACAAACCATCACTCCGCTTTTGCTGCAAATGCTCTTCAAATTTGGTAATACACTGATCGACAATTTTCTCAATTTGGGAAGATGGAATTTGATTAATGCATCACTCACTTTTTCTTCAACTTCTGATGTTTCTGCTCCCAATATTTCTACTAACTCATCACAATGATCCACTGACATTTCTTCCAGGTTTTGGAGGTTTGGAAGCAACCAATGTGGAAGCAACATCTTCATACTTGAGCAGCTGTATATCGTAATTTCCTTAAGATGGGAAAAGCTGGCAGACGGAGCCACTGTTGATGTTGTTGCTGAACCAATTCCTGCATCTTTTATAATAAGGGCACTCAACTTTGGCAGATCTCCAAGATCTAACACCTCGAGGCTCTGAAATGGATGAGTGGAAGAAGAGACAAAAGAGGACGGGGAAGCAACACACTCTATCTCTTCACACCCCCAAATACTACAAACCCTCAAGTCAATCGCATTTTTGAAGGAAGAATTATCATCGACTAAGTTTCTCGAATAGTCGCACTTTAAAATATTCAACTCTTGAATTTCAATTGGGTACATAATTAACTCACCTTCCCAATTGTCGACTCCTCCAATTGCTACTGTTTTATCTCTTGTAGGAGGCATAAAAGATGGGCCCAGCTGTAAAGAGGACCTGATGAAAGATGAGCCCACCTGTAAAGAGTACTTGATGAGATTTTTCTTACTTTGTTGAATTGAGGAGATGAACTTATTGAATTCACTGATGTCTTCGAAATGTCCGGTTAAGCACTCCAACTTCTTCAGTGGTTCCATCTCCTCTGCTTTTAGACTAATTTGTTTATCAAAACCCAAGTGCTGAAGGTGAATGAGTTTTGGTAAAAGTCCAGCGGGTATCTCTTTCAGAGTGCGCACTTGAAGATCAAGATATCTTAGCTTTATCAGCATATCCATTCCTTCAGGGACTTCCTCAATTTTAGTCCCAGAAAGATCCAACTTCTTCAATTCTTGAAGCATCGAAAGACATGGCAGGTCTCTTAAATCATAACAACCACGAAGCAACAATGTTGTGAGGTTCTTTAGTTCAGAGATGgaatttggtaaaattttgatCTTCGTAGAGGACAAATTGAGAACACTAAGACAGGGCATGTTTGTGAAGAAAGAATATGGGATCTTCTTTATAGGGTTACCCTGCAATAACAAGGTTGAGAGCAGTTGACATTTTGTGGGCTGCACATCTATGGAAATTTCTGATATGGAGTTATACATAAGTGACACTCTCTCAATATCCGGACTCCATTGCTCCTTTTCTGGTAACTCTTCTAATTGCAAACCTGCTTGTATCATATATCGAGGATTCATTCTTGTGATCGACAATGCCATGTCTCTCACTGCATCATGCATTTTCACGGTTACACTCGAGACATTTTCCAACAAGCAATTATCTTCTAATTTCTTCAAAATAACATGACCCTTATCTTTCATTTCTTGTCTTGTACTCATATCATCTATGAATCCCTCATCAATCCAGCACTCAATTAGCCCATTCTTCCAAATTTGACAATCTTCAGGATATAATGCGCAATGTAAGAAACAATGCTTCATTTTCTCGTCTTTTAAGTGATTGAAGCTAACTTTCATACTCTCGATCACTTTATCTTCCCCTTCTATCACTTTCCCTATTCTCTCTTTCAATTCCCTGAGTGTGTTTTTCCAAATAAGAGGGTCATCTTCTCCTCTCAATGTACCAGATATGACGACAATTGTAAGAGGCAGGCCTGCACATTCCTTGACAACCAGCTTCAAAGTTGGCATTAAAGTTTGATTTTGCACTATGTTAGGTCCAACTTCACTCAAGAATAGTATCAATGCCTCTTCTTCTGAAAGGGGCTTCACTTTTATCACCTTACAGCCCATAGACTTACAAACTTGCTCCACACGGGTTGTCAACACCAACTTGTACCCATTGCTGCTACTTGGCTTAGGGATCCCAATTTCTTCCAACAAGACTTCACTCCACACATCATCTAGGATTAGAACATGTTTTCCTGCTCTCTTCAGCATTTCGGACAAGATTGCTGCTCGTCTGACCTTGTTTGCCTCTTTGGGAATCTTTCCATTCAATGCACTTGCAATATCATTTTGTAACTTCACAATATTGAACTCCTTTGATATAGTAACCCAAACCACCCTTTCAAATCGCTGTTCTTTCAAAAGATCATTGTGAATGTGCTTCATGATGGTCGATTTACCCACGCCGCCCATCCCCCAAACCCCAATCTTGCTTACCTCCTCCTGCATCAAACATGCCCAAATCTCTTTTCTGACAGCTTCCTGTCCAACTAGTTCTGATGTTTCTAGTGGCAACCCAGCACTTGGACCATCCATGGCAAGACCTTCAGAGGCATTAGGagctttatcaagaaatcccttCATTTCTCGAGTCTTTTCATCAACCAGCTTCCCGTTGCAAGCACGGCAGAGATATCTCCCGTTCCTGACTTTGTTTTCAACAACTTGTGCTTCCGTAATCATCTCTTTCACATCTTTCAACCAATTTTCAACTCTCTTCTTCGGTATCTTCCCCAGAGGACGAAGAAGCTCTGCTTTCAGTTGCAGCTCTATATCTTCCATTTTGCAATTCAATTCATCTGTGATCCTCTTGAAGTTTCTCACATAATCGTTCAGCTTTCTGTGATATtgcaaatatttacaaaaaggaGGTCCGAGACAATTTGCAATGCCGACAACAGGCTCTACGTACTCCATTGCTATGTCCCTGCAATGCAATCATATATAACAGTAGCAGAGAATGAAAATTTGTGAATGAATTGGATATTTTATGAAGTATTGATATGTCAGTGTAAGCatgaaaaagaaaacatgaaTGCAAGTTCCAAGCAATGGCGTTTATTAGATGGAGCTATGGATGGGTGGCAGACAGAAACATGATGAAATTCTGGTCACCATTGTATATCCAGAATCAACCTCTCAAACTATATAACATGCTAGATTCAAGTGTGCAAGAGTTCATTACATAATATTAAGAGGTAAAATGTTCAACAGCATGAGATTTCAACATTATATTGCTTCTGGGTAGCGCTTTTCGTATTAATTTGTATCTGTAGTAGACTATGTCTGCTGATCATCCTGTCTTAAAATTGATAATCAGTAGAGGAAATCATTGCTTCAGATCGTATTACCTTGACTATCTAACAAAGCATAGCTTTTTTCGTATTAATTTGTATCTATAGTAGATTATGTCTGCTGATCATCCTGTCTTAAAATCCAAAACTGTTGATAATCACTAGAGGAAACCATTGCTTGAGATCTTATTACCTTGACTATCTTACAAAGCTAGCTGCTATAACAGTAGctgataataaaaaaacattgtATAGTCATGAATTAAGCAAATGAAAGAAAACTACCTTGACTGGATGCTTGAAAATTAGTGATAGACGTTGGagatcaaaagaaattaaaaagagtgAAGAAGAAGGTGAAAACAGAAATAAGCAAAATTGTGATAGGAATTACTGGGAAAGtatgtgaagaagaagaagatagagaaaataattaataattaatgggAAAGCATCATTACATGGATATGAGTAAGAAAtccatctttttttttacttttttctttgcTGTCACCCATTATAATTggcattaaataataataattataataattaggcttaatgataaatttgatcaCTAACTTTTGCttgttttgtcaaaatggcccTAATTCTATTTTTGAGCTTTTATTTACCATCTACCTTTGTttcaatatttcttttctttcaaaaaattttcaatcTTTCATATGTTTGTTTATTGAGAAGTTATTCTACcgagttagttttttttttaaataattactcaGCAACAATCGTAAGCGAAGGTTTTGGTATGTGACTTCCCAAATAAACCTTTGTTTTGCTTTTACCCTTCTTTGGGTTTGTTGAGAAATTTTGTGTGATTTTGTTGATATCATTTTTCAGGTTATGCAGCGAATAGGTAAAGATGAATGGATAAATACTTCTGGGTTTCTTGTTTTCTTAATTAGCgtttagggtttaattaaaaaaattttgtgtttttgtttaaCATTTTATAGAATCGACCCAGAAGAGAGTTTTGTCAAAGTAGTGAAGAAATATGGGCTTCCCCAAGATGAAGGTGTAAAATCCTTCATTTCCAACCCGCCAGCCCAGCCTTCTGGTAAAATGTTTTTggatattttcttataataagAGTGTACATTCTGGAAATGTATTGGGAAAAGAAAGGGTTGTGTTGGTTATGATGAGTAAGGCTACCATGAGGTGCTGGAGAGGAGAGGTGGAATTTTAGCATTGAAACAGATAGTGAGGGTAATAGTTGATCCTCTTCTGCTTTAATGTTTTACTTGACACATCAGTTAATTTGAAACGTAGGAGATTTTGCAGTGTGTGACGAGTACAGAGTGACAAAGAAATTATGAGAGAAGTACAGGCAATCATGGCACGAATTGTTTCAACTAATACTTACTTGTCATGCCTTGATGAACCATGTAGAGCACTATTTGAGTTCAATTTTTTAAAAGCTTTCCCATGCCCCAATATGTGTTAATGATGTATGATTTGTTAGGGATGATAcattagtttttaaataatatttaaagcaACAATGTCGTGAGGTTCCTTAGTTCAGAGATGGAATTTGGTAAACTCTCGATATTCGTAGAGGACAAATTGACACAAAGGTAAGGCATCTTTCTGAAGAAAGAATATGGGATCTTCTTTATAGGGTTATGCTGCAATAACAAGGTTGTGAGCAGTTGACATTTTTTGGGCAGCACATCTATAGGAATTTCTAATATGGAGTTAAGCATTAGCGACACTTTCTCAATATCCGGACTCCATTGCTCCTTTTTTGGTAACTCTTCTAATTCCAAGCCTGCTTGTATCATATATCGAGGATTTGTACTTGTGATCGACAATGCCATGCGTCTCACTGCATCATGCATTTTCACTTTTGCACTCGAGACATTTTCCAACAAGCAGTTATCTTCCAACTTTTTCAAAATAGTAAGGCCCTTATCTTCCATTTCTTGTCTTCTATCCATTTCATCTATGAATCTCTCATCAATCCAACACTCGATTAGTTCATCCTTACTAATTTCAAAATCTTCAGGATATAATGCACAATACAAGAAGCAAGATTTTACTTTCCCATCTTTCAAGTGatcaaaactaaatttcaaatgctCGACTACCTCAGCTTCCACTTCTTCCACTTTCGCTATTCTCTCTTTCAATCCCTTGAATGCATTTTTCCAAATGCGAGGGTCATCTTCTCCTTTCATGGTCCCAGCTACCACAACAATTGGAAGAGGTAGACCCGCACATTCGTTGACAACAAGCTTCAAAGTTGGCATTATAGTTGGATTTTGAACTATGTTAGGTCCAACTTTATTCAAGAATAGTATCAATGCCTCTTCTTCTGAAAGGGGCTTTACTTTTATCACCTTTCAACCCATATACTTACGGACATGCTCTGAATGGGTTGTCAGCACCAACTTGCAGCCATTGCGGCCACTCGGCTCGGGGATCCCAACTTCCTCTGGAGAGACTTTATCCCACACATCATCTTGGATTAGAGCATGTTTTCCAGCTCTCTTCAGCATTTCCGATAAGATTGCTGCTCGTCTAACCTTGTTTCCTTCTTTGGCCAAATCTTCCTTCAAGTTCAAGGCACTTGCAATGTCATCTTGTAACTTGATAACATTAAAATCCTTTGATATAGTAACCCAGATTACGCTTTCGAATCTTTGTTCTTTCAAAAGATCATTGTGGATGTGCTTCATGATAGTGGTTTTACCCACACCGCCCATTCCCCAAACCCCAATCTTGCTCACCACCTCCTGCATCAAACATAACCAAATCTCATCTCTCACAGTTTTCTCACCAACTAGTTCTGATGTTTCCAGTCGCAACCCACCACTTGGACCATCAATGGCAAGACCTTCAGAGGCATTAGGAGctttatcaagaaattccttcatttcTCGAGTCTTTTCGTCAACCAGCTTCCCGTAGCAAGCAAGACAGAGATATCTCCCGTTACTGACTTTGTTTTCAACAACTTGTGCTTCCCTAATCATCTCTTTCACATCTTTCAACCAATTTTCAACCCCCTTTTGGTATCTTCCCGGGAGGACGAAGCTCTGCTTTCAATTGCAGCTCTATATCTTCCATTTTGCAATTCAATTCATCTGTGATCCTCTTGAAGTTTCTCACATAATCATTCAGCTTTCTGTGATATTGCAAGTATTTACACACAGGAGTTCTGAGACAATTTGCAATGCCAAGAACAGGCTCTACGTACTCCATTGCTATGTCCCTGCAAAGCAATCATATACAACAGTAGCAGATAATAAAAACCGT
The genomic region above belongs to Gossypium hirsutum isolate 1008001.06 chromosome D05, Gossypium_hirsutum_v2.1, whole genome shotgun sequence and contains:
- the LOC107902266 gene encoding disease resistance protein At4g27190, translated to MPTLKLVVNECAGLPLPIVVVAGTMKGEDDPRIWKNAFKGLKERIAKVEEVEAEVVEHLKFSFDHLKDGKVKSCFLYCALYPEDFEISKDELIECWIDERFIDEMDRRQEMEDKGLTILKKLEDNCLLENVSSAKVKMHDAVRRMALSITSTNPRYMIQAGLELEELPKKEQWSPDIEKVSLMLNSILEIPIDVLPKKCQLLTTLLLQHNPIKKIPYSFFRKMPYLCVNLSSTNIESLPNSISELRNLTTLDIAMEYVEPVVGIANCLGPPFCKYLQYHRKLNDYVRNFKRITDELNCKMEDIELQLKAELLRPLGKIPKKRVENWLKDVKEMITEAQVVENKVRNGRYLCRACNGKLVDEKTREMKGFLDKAPNASEGLAMDGPSAGLPLETSELVGQEAVRKEIWACLMQEEVSKIGVWGMGGVGKSTIMKHIHNDLLKEQRFERVVWVTISKEFNIVKLQNDIASALNGKIPKEANKVRRAAILSEMLKRAGKHVLILDDVWSEVLLEEIGIPKPSSSNGYKLVLTTRVEQVCKSMGCKVIKVKPLSEEEALILFLSEVGPNIVQNQTLMPTLKLVVKECAGLPLTIVVISGTLRGEDDPLIWKNTLRELKERIGKVIEGEDKVIESMKVSFNHLKDEKMKHCFLHCALYPEDCQIWKNGLIECWIDEGFIDDMSTRQEMKDKGHVILKKLEDNCLLENVSSVTVKMHDAVRDMALSITRMNPRYMIQAGLQLEELPEKEQWSPDIERVSLMYNSISEISIDVQPTKCQLLSTLLLQGNPIKKIPYSFFTNMPCLSVLNLSSTKIKILPNSISELKNLTTLLLRGCYDLRDLPCLSMLQELKKLDLSGTKIEEVPEGMDMLIKLRYLDLQVRTLKEIPAGLLPKLIHLQHLGFDKQISLKAEEMEPLKKLECLTGHFEDISEFNKFISSIQQSKKNLIKYSLQVGSSFIRSSLQLGPSFMPPTRDKTVAIGGVDNWEGELIMYPIEIQELNILKCDYSRNLVDDNSSFKNAIDLRVCSIWGCEEIECVASPSSFVSSSTHPFQSLEVLDLGDLPKLSALIIKDAGIGSATTSTVAPSASFSHLKEITIYSCSSMKMLLPHWLLPNLQNLEEMSVDHCDELVEILGAETSEVEEKVSDALIKFHLPKLRKLSISVLPNLKSICSKSGVMVCDSLQLIHIIRCDKLKRIPPFVPLVGNGQPFAYAPPSLTIRSWKEWWESLEWDDHPNYKNVLRFNPPSRIREKDGVMEVGLLERSRGEDSAKERRKGMMEEHGG
- the LOC107902265 gene encoding disease resistance protein RFL1-like; this translates as MIREAQVVENKVSNGRYLCLACYGKLVDEKTREMKEFLDKAPNASEGLAIDGPSGGLRLETSELVGEKTVRDEIWLCLMQEVVSKIGVWGMGGVGKTTIMKHIHNDLLKEQRFESVIWVTISKDFNVIKLQDDIASALNLKEDLAKEGNKVRRAAILSEMLKRAGKHALIQDDVWDKVSPEEVGIPEPSGRNGCKLVLTTHSEHVRKYMG